The Bernardetia litoralis DSM 6794 genome includes a window with the following:
- a CDS encoding NifU family protein: MSLEEKVEAALETVRPYLKADGGDVKVIEITEDGIVKVEMIGACGSCSISPITLKTGIEQAILSHVPEIKSVEAINLTDTKEKNVAI; encoded by the coding sequence ATGAGTTTAGAAGAAAAAGTAGAAGCAGCCCTAGAAACAGTTCGTCCTTATCTAAAAGCAGACGGAGGCGATGTAAAAGTGATAGAAATTACAGAAGATGGAATAGTAAAAGTAGAAATGATTGGCGCATGTGGCTCTTGTTCTATTTCTCCTATTACACTAAAAACAGGTATTGAACAAGCAATTTTGAGTCATGTACCAGAAATAAAAAGTGTTGAAGCAATAAATTTAACAGATACAAAAGAAAAAAATGTAGCTATTTAA
- a CDS encoding geranylgeranylglycerol-phosphate geranylgeranyltransferase translates to MKSLFSLLVHFSISLVSSLRPLNLFIIILTQTLTSVFLLDNPLCISKLFKIIIKNNCTDFYFFVLATVLSAAAGYILNNIFDRKIDLINSPKRGLFTEKNLSFLCFLSILFFGIALFLSFLISLQIGIYVFLSIALLIFYAKYSKKIGILKPILVSFLTSFSIILVGFLASFDSSILYCFAIWAFLLSMLREFIKDFEDLEGDSSQNSFTSVIHLGKRNSILFLNFLSILLILSILISVFISTNTILNSVHKMVMIILVGIFLFLLNNKQFHSSNKPYKKLSLFCKIMMLVGILGMMVY, encoded by the coding sequence ATGAAATCACTTTTTAGCTTGTTAGTTCATTTTAGTATTAGTTTAGTTTCATCTTTACGTCCTCTCAATTTATTTATTATTATTCTTACCCAAACACTAACAAGTGTTTTTTTATTAGACAACCCACTTTGTATTTCAAAATTATTTAAAATAATTATAAAAAATAATTGTACTGATTTTTATTTTTTTGTTTTGGCTACCGTTTTGAGTGCCGCAGCAGGTTATATTTTGAATAATATTTTTGATAGAAAAATAGATTTAATTAATTCTCCTAAGCGTGGTCTTTTTACAGAAAAAAATCTTTCTTTCTTATGCTTTTTGAGTATTCTATTTTTTGGAATTGCTTTATTTTTAAGTTTCTTAATTTCTCTACAAATTGGCATTTATGTTTTTCTTAGTATTGCCTTACTTATTTTTTATGCTAAATACAGTAAAAAAATAGGTATTTTGAAACCTATTCTGGTTTCTTTTCTGACTAGTTTTTCAATTATTTTGGTTGGTTTTCTTGCTTCTTTTGATTCTTCTATTCTTTACTGTTTTGCAATTTGGGCTTTTTTGCTTTCTATGTTGAGAGAATTTATTAAAGATTTTGAGGATTTGGAAGGAGATAGTTCTCAGAATAGTTTTACTTCTGTGATTCATTTAGGTAAAAGAAATAGCATTTTATTTCTCAATTTTTTATCAATTCTTCTTATTTTATCAATTCTGATTTCTGTATTTATTTCTACAAATACTATTTTAAATTCAGTTCATAAAATGGTAATGATTATTTTGGTAGGAATATTTCTTTTTTTATTGAATAACAAACAATTTCATTCTTCTAACAAACCTTATAAAAAATTGAGTTTGTTTTGCAAAATTATGATGCTTGTTGGGATTTTGGGAATGATGGTTTATTGA
- a CDS encoding RNA polymerase sigma factor produces the protein MQTKTNLSKEKKSKINSGTKSTNTSTNKKRKKDSLPLEELLQANDSQLITLYKSGDNNAFAVLLNRHKNRIFTILITIVKDTYIAEDLMQEAFIKVVDTIRLGKYNEEGKFLPWLSRIAHNLAIDYFRKQKRYPTITVEDGSTVFNTIEFTQKSSEEAHIEQEICENLKRHVRQLPDAQREVLIMRQYFNMSFQEIADATHVSINTALGRMRYALINLRKLMDASEGINNEVNKSAN, from the coding sequence ATGCAAACTAAAACTAATTTAAGCAAAGAAAAAAAGTCTAAGATTAATTCTGGGACTAAATCTACTAATACTTCTACAAACAAAAAGAGAAAAAAAGATTCTCTTCCTTTAGAAGAGTTATTACAAGCTAATGATAGTCAGCTTATTACACTTTACAAATCAGGTGACAATAATGCTTTTGCAGTTTTGTTAAACCGTCATAAAAATAGAATCTTTACTATTCTCATTACAATTGTAAAGGATACTTATATAGCTGAGGATTTGATGCAAGAAGCCTTCATAAAGGTAGTAGATACAATTCGTTTGGGCAAATATAATGAGGAAGGAAAATTTTTACCTTGGCTCTCCCGTATTGCTCACAACTTAGCCATAGATTATTTTAGAAAGCAAAAACGTTATCCGACCATTACCGTAGAAGACGGCAGTACGGTTTTTAATACAATAGAATTTACTCAAAAATCTTCTGAAGAGGCTCATATTGAGCAAGAGATTTGTGAAAATTTAAAAAGACATGTTCGTCAGTTGCCTGATGCTCAAAGAGAAGTATTGATTATGCGTCAGTATTTTAATATGAGTTTTCAAGAAATTGCAGATGCAACACATGTAAGTATAAATACTGCACTAGGAAGAATGCGTTATGCTCTTATCAATCTTAGAAAACTTATGGACGCAAGCGAAGGAATTAACAATGAAGTTAATAAGTCTGCTAACTAA
- a CDS encoding IS5 family transposase, which produces MYVNLSKKTITENILPYLTQFKKGRKPKVALWRIVKAIIYRLKTGTQWRELPIKQFFGRTSINWNTVYYHYNKWSKLENWKNLWTHYLSKNRSDIDLSICHLDGSHSPAKQGGEGVAYSSRKRCKTTNSLFLTDKNGIPVAMSVPQGGNHHDAFELEKNMQTMLVDLNKANIRHEGIFLNADAAFDTNSFRSFCSHMDIVDNIDFNKRNRKDIDNQPFKDEKMYDLRFAIERTNAWLDAFKAILTRYETKIHTWQSLHYLAFTLIFIRDRQKIKLNS; this is translated from the coding sequence ATGTACGTAAATTTATCAAAAAAAACTATCACAGAAAATATTTTACCCTATTTAACTCAATTTAAAAAAGGTCGTAAACCTAAAGTAGCTCTTTGGCGCATTGTTAAAGCTATTATTTATCGTCTTAAAACAGGTACTCAATGGAGAGAATTACCTATCAAACAATTTTTTGGCAGAACTTCAATTAACTGGAATACAGTATATTATCACTATAATAAATGGTCAAAGTTGGAAAATTGGAAGAATTTATGGACACATTATTTATCTAAGAATCGTTCTGATATAGACCTTTCTATTTGTCATTTGGATGGTAGTCATTCACCAGCAAAACAAGGAGGAGAAGGAGTAGCTTATTCAAGCAGAAAAAGATGTAAAACAACAAATTCACTATTTCTGACTGATAAAAATGGAATTCCAGTAGCGATGTCTGTGCCTCAAGGTGGAAATCATCACGATGCTTTTGAACTTGAAAAAAATATGCAAACTATGTTAGTAGATTTGAACAAGGCAAATATTAGACATGAAGGAATTTTTCTTAATGCAGATGCTGCTTTTGATACAAATTCATTTCGTTCTTTTTGCTCGCATATGGATATTGTGGATAACATAGATTTTAATAAAAGAAATCGAAAAGATATTGATAATCAACCATTTAAAGATGAAAAAATGTATGATTTACGTTTTGCAATAGAAAGAACTAATGCTTGGTTAGATGCTTTTAAGGCAATATTGACACGATATGAAACTAAAATCCATACTTGGCAAAGCCTACATTATTTAGCTTTTACTTTGATATTTATCAGAGATAGACAGAAAATAAAACTCAATTCTTAA
- a CDS encoding tail fiber domain-containing protein, whose product MNQTYLHDQLFFLYKKYSILLLFILLIGLAITSSVQAQTLPQQITYQGKLVQDGIPFSGSTTMIFELINPTTNAIEWTETQTINVQEGLYSVILGSQTPFTPNFFSQNPSLGLQVSVNGNALTSITVLHAVPYAHAAGSVIDNSISSVKIIDGTIQTIDIASGGQNKMLVTDANGRVVWVDRTAGSLLTGTAGGDLTGTYPNPTIANNAITPIKIEPSSFPNQVLSTDASGIVTWQNANSSINMTNSNVVPRWNGTELIDGSITDDGSDVNISNLSVSTNLELGGFEVNTITTSGLGVITPFSDNALVSELAMTNYVTAQLSGAGNGIDISSNQINLGSFTGNVGISANNNNYSLTNIENYGLSLNSSGAYTLLAGVNSTFSLSDAGIGFANNNGISFTTPSVFFSDDITLTNQLLLQNATPIYYNGGTNFTQLGFIMPTANNTINFPDASGTVALLSDISSSLSFENGIQVLSSTNVGLGGTLTEDTSIDGDGNEFELSNISLIAFEANFDINIDAANDIDIEAGNDMGIDAANDIDIEAGNDVNIKANNSMNITGDGGLKMQPLGGNVEVGNAGSLDSELLLNGFLTLPDLFSFSASPNNLYRSGTDLFWGGINLSAGSSSPWISNAGYINYGGAGAGTVGIGDFSTAPQADLHIKRVGTGTPANIKLTTLDNTAAPNFKGSSIMLQSAREVSGSLDILQNDDMIGELVFNGYSEGISLPFFKNTGKIDMVTTSNTSSGLEADMRFIVDGTEHMRIQNDGTVNIGTPTIPLAKINVQDNSASVVAYFNRGGTGGTTDPVVLINENNNDATANTLRINGGNSSSAALGVNGKIRAGAINSIPASSATFDLQSTLASSTPFSPFFILRDDGGRPVFETFTNGDVRMAGGANPNQAVVTIGDFNIPNQVVTSTEYDRIVTSNVLSGGASPDVSDLRTFRLLVDGAAAFNGDIVAGTFSLTSDKRFKKNITPLHENTTMIQKLRGVNYFWRTEEFEGKNFSDKKQFGLIAQEVYEVFPELINTSPDGYLSVNYIGLVPVLIEATKEQQIIIDNQKEEINTQKTELKNLKKQISDLKEIVASLQENENISSALAQKVEALEKQLIALVESLSNKTETTQTASLKEE is encoded by the coding sequence ATGAATCAAACTTATTTACATGACCAATTATTTTTTTTATATAAAAAATATTCAATACTATTACTATTTATTTTGTTGATAGGATTAGCCATAACTTCTAGTGTACAAGCTCAAACATTGCCTCAACAAATTACCTATCAAGGAAAATTAGTTCAAGATGGAATTCCTTTTTCAGGTTCTACAACTATGATTTTTGAATTGATTAATCCTACTACAAATGCGATTGAATGGACAGAAACTCAAACCATAAATGTACAAGAAGGACTTTATTCTGTTATTTTGGGTTCTCAAACGCCATTTACGCCTAATTTTTTCTCTCAAAATCCATCTTTAGGTTTGCAAGTTAGTGTTAATGGAAATGCACTTACATCTATTACTGTTTTGCATGCTGTTCCCTATGCACATGCAGCAGGTTCAGTGATTGATAATTCTATCTCTTCTGTAAAAATTATAGATGGAACAATTCAAACAATAGATATAGCAAGTGGAGGACAAAATAAAATGTTAGTTACTGATGCAAATGGACGAGTAGTTTGGGTGGACAGAACGGCTGGTTCGCTTCTCACAGGAACAGCAGGAGGAGATTTGACAGGAACATATCCAAATCCGACTATTGCCAATAATGCAATTACACCAATTAAAATAGAACCTTCCTCTTTTCCAAATCAAGTTTTATCTACCGATGCAAGTGGTATCGTAACTTGGCAAAATGCTAATTCATCAATTAATATGACAAATAGTAATGTTGTTCCTCGTTGGAATGGAACTGAATTAATTGATGGCTCTATTACAGATGATGGAAGTGATGTAAATATATCAAATTTATCTGTATCAACAAATTTGGAATTAGGAGGGTTTGAGGTAAATACAATTACTACAAGTGGTCTGGGAGTAATAACTCCTTTTTCAGATAATGCTTTAGTGAGTGAACTGGCAATGACAAACTATGTAACAGCTCAGCTTAGTGGAGCTGGAAATGGAATTGATATAAGTTCTAATCAAATAAATTTAGGAAGTTTTACAGGTAATGTAGGTATTTCTGCTAATAATAATAACTACTCTCTAACAAATATAGAAAATTATGGGCTTTCATTAAATTCTTCTGGAGCTTATACTTTATTAGCAGGAGTAAATAGTACTTTTTCTTTATCAGATGCAGGTATTGGATTTGCAAATAATAATGGTATTTCATTTACTACACCAAGTGTGTTTTTTTCAGATGATATAACATTAACAAATCAATTATTATTACAAAATGCTACTCCTATTTATTATAATGGAGGTACTAATTTTACTCAATTAGGTTTTATAATGCCTACTGCAAATAATACTATTAATTTTCCTGATGCTTCAGGAACTGTTGCTTTGCTTTCTGATATTTCATCTTCTCTTTCTTTTGAGAATGGTATTCAAGTTTTATCTTCGACGAATGTTGGATTAGGTGGAACACTAACAGAAGATACAAGTATTGATGGAGATGGAAATGAATTTGAATTAAGTAATATTAGTTTAATTGCTTTCGAAGCAAATTTTGATATAAATATTGATGCTGCTAATGATATTGACATTGAAGCTGGTAATGATATGGGTATAGATGCTGCTAATGATATTGACATTGAAGCTGGTAATGATGTGAATATTAAAGCTAATAATAGTATGAATATTACTGGTGATGGAGGTCTCAAAATGCAACCTTTAGGAGGAAATGTAGAAGTAGGAAATGCTGGTTCTCTTGATTCTGAGTTATTACTCAATGGTTTTCTTACTTTGCCTGACTTGTTTTCTTTTTCAGCTTCTCCCAATAATCTTTATAGAAGTGGTACAGATTTGTTTTGGGGTGGTATAAACCTTTCTGCTGGTAGTTCTTCTCCTTGGATTTCTAATGCTGGGTACATCAACTATGGAGGAGCAGGAGCAGGAACAGTAGGTATAGGAGATTTTTCTACTGCACCTCAAGCAGATTTACACATTAAAAGAGTAGGAACTGGTACTCCTGCTAATATAAAACTCACTACGTTAGATAATACAGCAGCTCCTAATTTTAAAGGAAGCTCTATTATGTTACAGAGTGCTAGAGAGGTAAGTGGTTCTTTAGACATTTTACAAAACGACGATATGATTGGAGAGCTTGTATTTAATGGGTATAGTGAGGGTATTTCACTACCTTTTTTTAAAAATACTGGTAAAATAGATATGGTTACAACCTCCAACACTTCCTCTGGATTAGAAGCTGATATGCGTTTCATAGTTGATGGAACTGAACATATGAGAATACAAAATGATGGAACTGTGAATATTGGAACTCCAACTATTCCTTTAGCAAAAATAAATGTACAGGATAATTCAGCAAGTGTTGTAGCTTATTTTAATAGAGGAGGAACAGGAGGAACTACCGATCCAGTAGTACTTATCAATGAGAATAACAATGATGCTACAGCCAATACGTTACGAATAAATGGAGGAAATAGTAGCAGTGCAGCTTTAGGGGTAAATGGAAAAATAAGAGCAGGAGCAATAAATTCTATTCCTGCAAGTTCAGCTACATTTGATTTACAATCTACTCTAGCATCATCAACTCCTTTCTCACCATTTTTTATACTTAGAGATGATGGAGGTCGTCCTGTTTTTGAAACTTTTACAAACGGAGATGTACGTATGGCTGGAGGAGCTAATCCAAATCAAGCTGTAGTAACTATTGGTGATTTCAATATTCCAAATCAAGTAGTAACTTCAACTGAATATGATAGAATTGTAACTTCTAATGTTCTTAGTGGAGGAGCAAGTCCTGATGTAAGCGATTTAAGAACTTTCAGACTTCTAGTAGATGGGGCAGCCGCTTTTAATGGTGATATTGTGGCAGGAACATTCAGTTTAACTTCAGATAAAAGATTTAAGAAAAATATTACTCCTTTGCATGAAAATACCACAATGATTCAAAAATTAAGAGGTGTAAATTATTTTTGGCGTACAGAAGAATTTGAAGGCAAAAATTTCTCTGATAAGAAACAATTTGGTTTAATAGCGCAAGAAGTATATGAAGTTTTTCCTGAACTTATCAATACAAGTCCTGATGGATATTTATCTGTAAACTACATAGGTCTTGTTCCTGTCTTGATAGAAGCAACTAAAGAACAACAAATTATCATAGACAATCAAAAAGAGGAAATAAATACACAAAAAACAGAACTTAAAAATCTCAAAAAACAGATTTCAGATTTGAAAGAAATTGTGGCTAGTCTGCAAGAAAATGAAAATATCAGCTCTGCTTTAGCTCAAAAAGTAGAAGCATTAGAGAAGCAACTTATTGCTTTGGTAGAATCTTTATCAAACAAAACAGAAACTACACAAACAGCTTCTCTGAAAGAAGAATAG
- a CDS encoding Mrp/NBP35 family ATP-binding protein produces MQITKEGILEALSTVEDPDLKKDLVTLGMIKNISIEQEVSKTTVHFTVVLTTPACPLKELIRNNCEKAIHEKYNESVRCQITMTSNVTTVRTGKILPEVKNIIAVASGKGGVGKSTVASNLAVALAQTGAKVGLIDADIFGPSIPTMFDCESARPGVRQEGDRYIILPFEKYDVKILSIGFLAPPDDAIVWRGPMASSAFRQFLVDTDWGELDYLFIDLPPGTSDIHLTLVQTVPVTGAVIVTTPQKVALEDVQKGVSMFTQPKINVPILGVIENMAYFTPAELPENKYYLFGQNGGKILAKRNDVPFLGEVPLVQAIREAGDSGTPITAQSEYSGNAENIETLKNQHHAVTETFKEIAQKLAQSVALRNAEQNPTEAVSLR; encoded by the coding sequence ATACAAATTACAAAAGAAGGTATTTTGGAAGCTCTTTCTACGGTAGAAGACCCAGATTTGAAAAAAGATTTGGTTACCTTAGGAATGATAAAAAACATATCAATTGAGCAAGAAGTAAGCAAAACAACAGTACATTTTACAGTTGTTTTGACTACTCCAGCTTGTCCTTTAAAAGAGCTTATTCGCAATAATTGTGAAAAAGCAATTCACGAAAAATATAATGAGTCAGTTCGTTGTCAGATTACAATGACTTCAAATGTAACAACTGTACGAACAGGAAAAATACTTCCTGAAGTAAAAAATATTATCGCTGTTGCCTCTGGAAAAGGTGGTGTAGGTAAATCTACAGTAGCTTCAAACCTAGCTGTTGCACTTGCTCAAACAGGTGCAAAAGTGGGTTTGATAGATGCCGATATTTTTGGCCCTTCTATTCCGACAATGTTTGATTGTGAATCGGCACGCCCAGGGGTTCGTCAAGAAGGCGACCGTTATATTATTCTTCCTTTTGAAAAATATGATGTAAAAATCCTTTCTATTGGTTTTCTTGCACCTCCTGATGATGCGATTGTTTGGCGTGGGCCTATGGCAAGCTCTGCATTTCGTCAGTTTTTGGTAGATACAGATTGGGGCGAATTAGATTATTTGTTTATTGACCTTCCTCCTGGAACAAGTGATATTCATCTTACTTTGGTTCAGACCGTTCCAGTAACAGGTGCAGTAATCGTAACAACTCCCCAAAAAGTAGCTTTAGAAGATGTGCAAAAAGGAGTTTCTATGTTTACTCAACCCAAAATTAATGTTCCTATTTTGGGAGTTATAGAAAATATGGCATATTTTACACCTGCCGAACTTCCTGAAAATAAGTATTATTTATTTGGACAAAATGGAGGCAAAATATTAGCAAAACGCAATGATGTTCCATTTTTAGGTGAAGTTCCTTTGGTGCAAGCTATTCGTGAAGCTGGCGATAGTGGAACTCCAATTACTGCACAAAGCGAATATAGTGGAAATGCTGAAAATATCGAAACTCTAAAAAATCAGCATCATGCAGTTACAGAAACATTCAAAGAAATTGCCCAAAAACTAGCACAAAGTGTCGCTCTAAGAAATGCAGAGCAAAACCCAACTGAAGCAGTTTCTTTACGTTAG
- a CDS encoding Eco57I restriction-modification methylase domain-containing protein: protein MGLFQYSVLKNHLKFLPKDKLEIAWQKFVAHFHNPIIQENIRASKEEQYQEGFLNDLFVEVFGYVKNPNISFNLTTELKNIKNAKKTDGALLRRGNAFAVIELKGMDTTDLSKVETQAFGYKNNQPNCSYVIISNFEKLRFYIDNAVDFEEFNLFTLTREHFEILYFCLSFETLLRDDKPKQAKEESLNKEENITKTLYKDYSEFRNDVFQNIQTLNPKYDKLTLFKKTQKLLDRFLFIFFAEDKLLLPPNLNETIIEEWRDLAEIHDIKMPLYEKYKLYFNYLYKGKKNIKHDIFPYNGGLFQTDKLLDTLKIDDALLARHTQKISTYDFDSEVSVNILGHIFEHSMNEFEEIHAEIEGKELEKQTTRRKKDGVFYTPKYITKYIVDNAVGKLCQSQKQELGLSEESLEKNYEIENGKPISNKKISQAIKDKIENYRNWLLEITICDPACGSGAFLNQALEFLITEHHYLYELELKLIGTAQIDIELENKILAKNIFGVDINEESVEIAKLSLWLRTAQRGRKLTTLNDNIKCGNSLIDDKEIAGEKAFNWQKEFPTIFKGKNKGFDVVIGNPPYGIFVDKKLKKHYNENFPLTSYKINLYILFVERMIQILERGIVFFILPKSLLFNSFYDKIRYELLKNTQVNEISTITEKVFEDAEVGGSLLLSFTIKKDINPKNKIKLVASNNILDFVTQTNVFKNEVEASFFLNRSKYEISVHSSGAYELIKKLAKMSKIKDYYELKNGLNTGNIKHILISNEKLSDAYKKIIWGKDISKYSIDWSGSFVNYDENIDETISLEDTKSKSGMNKQNRIDYALRSAELFESKKIVVRKTGDSLIASLDNSEFYFDTLVHGIYAKNELFPLKYVLAILNSSLATKIYRIKHDVKGKVFAKISLGNLSSLPIPKPTEIQTQKIITLVDKMLSLNANFSTKKGRFLSSLSNNFDLKKLPKKLENFYELDFKGFLKELEKKKITLSLFKQEEWQDYFEANKKEVLALYNQIQATDNEIDKLVFELYGLTEDEIEIVKQN from the coding sequence ATGGGTTTATTTCAATATTCAGTTCTCAAAAATCATCTCAAATTTTTACCTAAAGACAAACTAGAAATAGCGTGGCAAAAATTTGTAGCACATTTTCATAATCCAATTATTCAAGAAAATATTAGAGCTTCGAAAGAAGAACAATATCAAGAAGGATTTTTGAACGATTTGTTTGTGGAGGTTTTTGGATATGTCAAAAATCCAAATATCTCTTTCAATCTTACCACTGAACTTAAAAACATCAAAAATGCTAAAAAAACAGATGGCGCATTGCTTCGTAGAGGAAATGCTTTTGCTGTTATTGAGCTGAAAGGAATGGATACAACAGACCTTTCAAAAGTAGAAACTCAGGCATTTGGATACAAAAATAATCAGCCTAATTGTAGCTATGTAATTATTTCAAACTTTGAAAAGTTGCGTTTTTATATTGATAATGCTGTTGATTTTGAAGAATTTAATCTCTTTACGCTTACTAGAGAGCATTTTGAAATTCTTTATTTTTGTCTTTCTTTCGAAACTCTGTTGCGTGATGACAAACCAAAACAAGCAAAAGAAGAATCGTTAAATAAAGAAGAAAATATCACAAAAACACTTTATAAAGATTATTCTGAATTTAGAAATGATGTTTTTCAGAATATTCAAACACTAAATCCAAAGTACGATAAACTAACTCTTTTCAAAAAAACTCAAAAACTACTAGACCGTTTTTTATTTATTTTCTTTGCTGAAGACAAATTATTACTTCCTCCAAATCTCAATGAAACCATTATTGAGGAATGGCGAGATTTGGCAGAAATACATGATATAAAAATGCCTTTGTATGAAAAATATAAACTCTATTTTAATTATCTTTATAAGGGCAAGAAAAATATAAAACATGATATTTTCCCTTATAATGGTGGTCTTTTTCAGACAGATAAACTATTAGATACTCTGAAAATTGATGATGCCCTTTTGGCTCGTCATACACAAAAAATAAGCACCTATGACTTTGATAGTGAGGTAAGTGTAAATATTTTGGGGCATATTTTCGAACATTCTATGAATGAGTTTGAGGAAATACACGCCGAAATAGAAGGAAAAGAACTTGAAAAACAAACCACAAGAAGAAAAAAAGATGGCGTTTTTTATACACCAAAATACATCACAAAATATATTGTAGATAATGCAGTTGGAAAATTATGTCAAAGCCAAAAACAAGAATTAGGTCTTTCAGAAGAATCATTAGAAAAAAACTATGAAATAGAAAATGGAAAGCCAATCAGCAACAAAAAAATAAGCCAAGCAATAAAAGATAAAATAGAAAATTATAGAAATTGGCTTTTAGAAATCACTATCTGCGACCCAGCTTGTGGAAGTGGTGCATTTCTAAATCAAGCATTAGAATTTCTAATAACAGAACATCATTATCTTTATGAATTAGAATTGAAACTAATCGGAACGGCTCAAATTGATATAGAATTAGAAAATAAAATATTAGCAAAAAATATATTTGGAGTAGATATTAATGAAGAATCCGTAGAAATTGCAAAACTATCACTTTGGTTAAGAACAGCACAACGAGGAAGAAAACTTACCACACTCAACGACAATATAAAATGTGGAAACTCACTTATTGATGACAAAGAAATTGCAGGAGAAAAAGCATTCAATTGGCAAAAAGAATTTCCTACCATTTTTAAAGGTAAAAACAAAGGCTTTGATGTGGTTATTGGGAATCCTCCATATGGAATTTTTGTAGATAAAAAATTAAAAAAACATTACAATGAAAATTTTCCACTAACTAGTTATAAAATTAATCTATACATATTATTTGTAGAAAGAATGATTCAAATATTAGAACGAGGAATTGTATTTTTTATACTGCCTAAATCTTTATTATTTAATTCTTTTTATGATAAAATTAGATATGAGTTATTGAAAAATACACAAGTAAATGAAATTTCTACCATTACAGAAAAAGTTTTTGAAGATGCCGAAGTTGGAGGAAGTTTACTATTAAGTTTTACCATTAAAAAAGATATAAATCCAAAAAATAAAATAAAATTAGTTGCTAGTAATAATATTCTTGACTTTGTTACTCAAACTAATGTTTTTAAAAATGAAGTAGAAGCTAGTTTTTTCCTTAACCGTTCAAAGTACGAAATATCAGTTCATTCTTCTGGAGCTTATGAGTTGATAAAAAAATTAGCTAAAATGTCCAAAATAAAAGATTATTATGAGTTGAAAAATGGGTTAAATACTGGAAATATAAAACACATCTTAATTTCAAATGAAAAATTATCTGATGCTTATAAAAAAATTATTTGGGGAAAAGATATTTCAAAATATTCAATAGATTGGTCAGGTAGTTTTGTTAATTATGATGAAAATATAGATGAAACAATATCTTTAGAGGATACAAAAAGTAAATCTGGAATGAATAAGCAAAATCGAATTGATTATGCTTTACGTTCTGCTGAGTTATTTGAAAGTAAAAAAATAGTAGTAAGAAAAACAGGAGATTCTTTGATTGCTTCCCTAGATAATTCAGAGTTTTACTTTGATACTCTAGTACATGGAATTTATGCAAAGAACGAATTATTTCCATTAAAATATGTATTAGCCATTTTAAACTCAAGTCTAGCAACTAAAATATACAGAATCAAACATGATGTAAAGGGAAAAGTTTTTGCTAAAATAAGTCTAGGTAATTTATCTAGTCTTCCTATACCAAAACCAACTGAAATACAAACACAAAAAATAATTACTTTGGTTGATAAAATGCTTTCTCTAAATGCAAATTTTTCCACTAAAAAAGGTCGTTTTTTGAGTAGTTTATCAAATAATTTTGATTTAAAAAAATTACCTAAGAAATTAGAGAATTTCTATGAACTTGATTTTAAGGGATTTTTGAAAGAATTAGAAAAGAAAAAAATAACGCTTTCCCTTTTCAAACAAGAAGAATGGCAAGATTATTTTGAAGCAAATAAAAAAGAAGTTTTGGCTCTTTATAATCAAATACAAGCTACTGATAATGAGATAGATAAGTTGGTTTTTGAATTATATGGATTGACTGAAGATGAAATTGAAATTGTAAAGCAAAATTGA